In Blastococcus saxobsidens DD2, the genomic stretch CGCGCCGCCCTCCACGCGCAGGAGCGTGGGAACGGTCTCGACACCCAGGCGGTAGGACAGCTCCAGCTCGGTGTCGTCGCCGTCGAACCACCCGGCGTCGTCCTGGCACCACACGGCCGCACCCAGCTGCCGCAGGACCGGCTCGACGAGGACGCACGTGGGGCAGTCGTGTTTGACCACGGCCACGAGGCCGTCCGGGAGCCGCACGCTCGCGACCGTAACCCAGTTCCCGGTCCCTGGCGCATCCGCCCACCGGGGCTCCGGGCGAACCTCCGGGGACGGCCCCACCCGGCCGCGCCGTGAGCACGCGAGGGGCCGCATGCTGGGCTCCACGTGGGCGGTGCGGTGCCGAGCCAGCCGCCGACGCGCGGGCGAGCGGCCTCCGGACCTGCTCGACGGCTGACCGGACGCCGCGCCGGCGAACCGGTCACGAGGGCCCCCGGCAAGGGAAGGATTCCGCAGAAAGTCCAGCGGGAACGCTCAAGCTTCTCCGGCCTGAACCGATGCCATGGCAACGGCCAGAGGAGGCATGCGGTGTCGAGAGGTACCGGGAGCAAGCCCACGAAGGGACGCACCACGGGCGCGCTGGTGCTGTCCGGCCTGCTGGTCGGGGTCATGGGCGTGCTGGGCCTCGTGTCCACGCACAGCGCCGGGGCGCTCGCGATCGACCAGCACCGGGAGGACCGGGTCGACCAGACCCGTGTGCTCGGCCAGCTGACCGCCCAGACGGTGCGGAACGCCTTCCACCAGCTGGCCGCTGTCCTGGCGCTCCAGGACGAGGACGGCGTCCCACCCTTCAGCGCCGAACCGGGGAACGGACCGGCGGCGGACCGGGACACGGCGCGGGTGCGGAGGATCGTCGAGATGTCGGCCGGCGCGATGGAACTCGGCGCGGCGGTCTTCAACACCCGCGGCCAGGTCGTCGCCTCCTACTCCCCGACCGGCGCGTCCGCCTCGCCCACCGATCCAGGGTTCCGGCCGCTGGTCACGGCGGCCACAGATCCGGGCGCCGGCCGGATCCCGATCTCCGGGATCGTGACCATCGACGACGAGCCGGCTCTCGCGCTGGGCGCGCCGGCGACGCTGTCCGACGGCACGTCGGGCCTGTTCGTCTGCTTCTGGTCGGCCCGCAGCACCACGACGGAGTTCTTCACCGCCGGGGAGGGCGAGGGCTGGATCGTCGACGCGGAGGGGCTGGTCGTCGGCGCGCCGGACCCTGCGCTGATCGGCACATCGCTGCCCTATCCCGCGGCGTTGCAGGCCGCTCGGTCCGGCGGGGACCACGGCATCGTGGACACCGACGACGGCGGGACCGACCACGTCAGCGCCTGGCAGGACATCGACGGCACCACCTGGACGGTCCTGAACGTGCAGACGCGGGACGCCTTCCAGGGCCACCTGGAACGCGCGAGCCTGCGCACGGAGCTGCTCGTGCTCGGCATGCTGCTGACGACCGGTACGGCGCTGGTCGTGCTGAGCCGCCGCCGCGAGCGGGCCATGGCCGTCATCGCCTCGACCGACGAGCTCACGAGGATCCACAACCGGCGTGGCTGGTTCGAGCTGGCGGAACAGGAGCTCGCCCGCGCCGCCCGGGCCGGTGAGACGCGGCTCGCCGTCTTTCTCGACCTGGACGGGCTCAAGCAGGTCAACGACGTCCTGGGTCACGAGGAGGGCGACCGAGCCATCGCGTCGGCCGCAGCCGTCCTGCGGGCGGCGTGCCGGTCGGGTGACGTCCTCGGCCGTCTCGGCGGGGACGAGTTCGTCGTCCTGCTGGGCGACGGCGCGGACGCGGCGGTGGCGCGCCGGCGGGTGCACGAGGCCCTCGACGACTTCAACGCCGGATCGAGCGCCGCCTTCGAGCTCCGCTTCTCCATCGGCGCCGAGCCGTGGGACCCCGAGCGTCCGTGCTCGGTGGAGGACCTGGTCCGGCGCGCCGACGAGCGGATGTACGCCGACAAGCAGTCACGGACCGACCGCTACGACAACCTCATCCGAGTGCCGGCCAAGGTCCCGGTCGGCTGACCGGTCCCCTGCGGTTCGTACGGCCGGCCGGGCCGGGGCGCGCGGAGGTGCGCAGCCCGTCGAACATGGTGGCGACCAGCGCGTCGGCCACGGCCGTCGCGTCGAGCCCGCCGTCGGGGCGGTACCACTCGGTGAGGGAGTTGACCGCGCCGAACAGCAACCGGCTGGTGACGGCGGGATCGACGTCGGGCCGGACGTCGCCCTCCTCCTCCGCGGCGCGCACCAGCCCGGTGACCAGCCGATCGAACTCGCGCCGCCGCGCCAGCGCCTCCTGCTCGACCGGCGAGTTGCCGCGCACCCGCAGCAGCAGGGTCACGAACGGCAGTTCCCGGGTGAGCACCCGGACCGATCCGCGGACGACGTGCTCCAGCCGTTCGATCGCCGGCCCGCCGGTGGCGCCCGGTTCGCGGGTGACCGCGAACAGCGCGTCCAGGGCCCGGTCGAGGGCCAGCCGCAGCAGCTCTCCCTTGCCCGGCACGTGGTGGTAGATCGCGGACTTGCTGACGCCGGCCCGGGTGGCGAGCTCCTCCATGGTCGTGGCGTCGTAGCCGCGCTCGTTGAACACCGCGACGGCGACCC encodes the following:
- a CDS encoding TetR/AcrR family transcriptional regulator — translated: MTRPGNAGPARRGRPGHSLDSLLGVAVAVFNERGYDATTMEELATRAGVSKSAIYHHVPGKGELLRLALDRALDALFAVTREPGATGGPAIERLEHVVRGSVRVLTRELPFVTLLLRVRGNSPVEQEALARRREFDRLVTGLVRAAEEEGDVRPDVDPAVTSRLLFGAVNSLTEWYRPDGGLDATAVADALVATMFDGLRTSARPGPAGRTNRRGPVSRPGPWPALG
- a CDS encoding sensor domain-containing diguanylate cyclase, coding for MSRGTGSKPTKGRTTGALVLSGLLVGVMGVLGLVSTHSAGALAIDQHREDRVDQTRVLGQLTAQTVRNAFHQLAAVLALQDEDGVPPFSAEPGNGPAADRDTARVRRIVEMSAGAMELGAAVFNTRGQVVASYSPTGASASPTDPGFRPLVTAATDPGAGRIPISGIVTIDDEPALALGAPATLSDGTSGLFVCFWSARSTTTEFFTAGEGEGWIVDAEGLVVGAPDPALIGTSLPYPAALQAARSGGDHGIVDTDDGGTDHVSAWQDIDGTTWTVLNVQTRDAFQGHLERASLRTELLVLGMLLTTGTALVVLSRRRERAMAVIASTDELTRIHNRRGWFELAEQELARAARAGETRLAVFLDLDGLKQVNDVLGHEEGDRAIASAAAVLRAACRSGDVLGRLGGDEFVVLLGDGADAAVARRRVHEALDDFNAGSSAAFELRFSIGAEPWDPERPCSVEDLVRRADERMYADKQSRTDRYDNLIRVPAKVPVG